From Prosthecobacter dejongeii, the proteins below share one genomic window:
- a CDS encoding DUF502 domain-containing protein, with protein MSSLPPIPPPNPRSPFVWLRNKFLAGVAVALPLLITFWILQSAYHLLHGWSVPVVDFIARFINELTGRIIVDPSSPTYQHVLTFVGFLIPLMVFLALGAMATNVLGVRVVMAMDKLLLSVPIVSFIYKSLKQVIDGFKGLGGRQNFKRVVYVDYPSGDMKMLGFVTGQYLDPQQNKVLAAVFIPGALSPMTGLLLVVPIEQVTDAPLTVEDAMKLIFSGGLIVPSSLAAPASKPDISPAPLPVAEEAHEPESEPDLPVGLPRAEDFDSGDPDILSDSEVEAAELAGTHSPGRRILSALSWRKK; from the coding sequence ATGTCCTCTCTCCCCCCCATTCCCCCGCCTAATCCGCGCAGTCCTTTTGTGTGGCTGCGCAATAAGTTCTTGGCGGGAGTCGCCGTGGCTTTGCCACTGCTGATCACGTTCTGGATTCTCCAGAGCGCATATCACTTGCTGCACGGGTGGAGCGTGCCTGTGGTGGATTTCATTGCTCGTTTTATCAATGAATTGACGGGACGGATCATCGTAGATCCCAGCTCGCCCACTTACCAGCATGTGCTGACGTTCGTGGGTTTCTTGATTCCCCTGATGGTGTTTTTGGCTTTAGGCGCCATGGCAACCAACGTGCTGGGGGTACGGGTGGTTATGGCCATGGATAAGCTGCTGCTCAGTGTGCCCATCGTCTCTTTCATCTACAAATCTTTGAAGCAGGTGATTGATGGTTTTAAAGGACTGGGTGGAAGGCAAAATTTCAAACGTGTTGTCTATGTGGACTACCCTTCTGGCGATATGAAGATGCTGGGCTTTGTCACTGGGCAATATCTCGATCCTCAGCAAAACAAGGTTCTCGCGGCTGTATTCATCCCTGGAGCACTGAGCCCGATGACAGGGTTACTTCTGGTCGTACCGATTGAGCAAGTAACAGATGCACCTCTGACGGTTGAGGATGCCATGAAGCTCATCTTTTCAGGGGGACTTATCGTCCCATCCAGTTTGGCGGCACCCGCATCGAAGCCTGACATCAGCCCAGCCCCTCTGCCTGTGGCAGAAGAAGCACATGAACCGGAGTCCGAACCTGATCTGCCCGTGGGCCTACCTCGTGCTGAAGATTTTGATTCAGGAGATCCAGATATTTTGAGTGACAGTGAAGTGGAAGCCGCCGAACTCGCAGGGACTCATTCCCCAGGTCGGCGCATCCTCAGCGCCCTTTCATGGCGTAAAAAATAA
- a CDS encoding amidophosphoribosyltransferase, with protein sequence MSDPIRHECGIAVVRLKKPLAYYQDKYGTALYGLERLFGLMAKQRNRGQDGIGIGCCKLDMPPGAPYMFRVRSTKSAEAIGEVLADEMKEFGRIARRVNAERKERRDESGLEYTKFEDDPEAIKREFELAGEVNMGHLRYGTSGAFGKGSLHPYIRRSTWPTRSLMVMGNFNLTNSGELNKIMMKRGQHPVFDTDTQTVLEEIGFQLDEAHTDLYHTMRDSGVPLEDITRHISEQLDVAHIIRKSAELWDGGYTIAGTIGNGDFFIMRDPLGIRPCHMYEDDEVVAFASERVALMTVFEVDENDVQELAPGHVCVIKSSGAITTTAFAPQAEPLRPCSFERIYFSRSNDSVIYRQRKALGEQMVPQLIEAIGNDWEHTVTSFIPNTAETAYHGFLDGLRYRRRQEVKDAIVEMVHSGTFDENKLDDLVLRNWPRSEKIAHKDIKMRTFIAQESGRDQLVSSVYDITYGVVTPNDNLVVIDDSIVRGTTLKKSLLRILARTNPRRIIVCSTAPQIRYPDCYGIDMSELGKFIAFQAAIALLDEHGLRHVVKETYDACKAEVNKPKSEMRNAVKAIYAPFSDAQISAKVSQLVYPQHTAWQGDIHVIFQSIDGLHKALGPDYGDWYFSGDYPTPGGFYTVNRAFMNFFEGKGGRSYDTLL encoded by the coding sequence ATGAGCGACCCCATCCGACACGAGTGCGGCATTGCCGTAGTCCGGCTGAAAAAACCCTTGGCCTATTACCAGGACAAGTATGGCACTGCCCTCTATGGACTGGAGCGCCTATTTGGCCTCATGGCCAAACAGCGCAATCGTGGCCAAGACGGCATCGGCATTGGCTGCTGCAAGCTGGATATGCCCCCAGGAGCGCCTTACATGTTTCGCGTCCGCTCCACCAAGTCCGCAGAGGCGATCGGAGAAGTCCTCGCAGATGAGATGAAGGAATTTGGCCGAATCGCCCGCAGGGTGAATGCTGAGCGCAAAGAGCGCCGCGATGAATCTGGCCTGGAATATACGAAGTTTGAAGACGATCCCGAGGCGATCAAACGTGAGTTTGAACTGGCTGGGGAAGTGAACATGGGACATCTCCGTTATGGCACCAGCGGTGCTTTCGGAAAAGGGAGCTTACACCCCTACATCCGCCGCAGCACCTGGCCCACTCGGAGCCTCATGGTGATGGGTAATTTCAATCTCACAAACTCGGGTGAGCTGAATAAAATCATGATGAAACGGGGCCAGCACCCTGTCTTCGATACCGATACCCAAACGGTGCTCGAAGAGATCGGCTTTCAGCTCGATGAAGCCCACACTGATCTCTATCACACAATGAGAGATTCCGGCGTTCCGCTGGAAGATATCACCCGTCACATCAGCGAGCAACTCGATGTGGCCCACATCATTCGTAAATCGGCCGAACTCTGGGATGGCGGCTACACCATTGCCGGCACCATTGGCAACGGGGATTTCTTCATCATGAGGGACCCCCTCGGCATTCGCCCATGCCACATGTATGAAGATGATGAGGTCGTTGCTTTTGCTTCGGAGCGCGTCGCCCTCATGACCGTGTTTGAAGTCGATGAAAACGACGTTCAGGAGCTGGCCCCAGGTCACGTTTGCGTCATCAAATCTTCTGGAGCCATCACCACCACCGCCTTTGCCCCGCAAGCTGAGCCTTTGCGACCTTGTTCTTTCGAGCGCATTTACTTCTCTCGAAGCAACGACTCGGTCATCTATCGCCAGCGCAAAGCACTGGGCGAGCAGATGGTTCCACAGCTTATCGAAGCCATCGGAAACGATTGGGAACATACCGTCACCAGCTTCATCCCAAACACCGCAGAAACAGCCTATCATGGCTTTCTGGATGGCTTGCGTTATCGGCGTCGCCAAGAAGTGAAGGATGCCATCGTCGAGATGGTACACAGTGGTACCTTTGACGAAAACAAACTGGATGATCTCGTCCTGCGTAACTGGCCCCGCTCGGAAAAGATCGCGCACAAAGACATCAAGATGCGCACCTTCATCGCCCAAGAAAGTGGCCGTGATCAGCTTGTCTCCAGTGTTTATGATATCACTTACGGAGTTGTGACCCCGAATGACAATCTGGTGGTCATTGATGATTCGATCGTCCGTGGAACCACGCTCAAAAAGAGCCTGCTACGCATCCTGGCCCGCACCAATCCGCGCCGCATCATCGTGTGCTCCACCGCGCCGCAGATCCGCTACCCTGACTGCTATGGCATTGACATGTCTGAACTGGGCAAATTCATCGCCTTCCAGGCCGCTATTGCGCTTCTGGATGAACATGGCTTGCGCCATGTGGTGAAGGAAACTTACGATGCCTGCAAAGCCGAAGTAAATAAGCCTAAATCTGAAATGCGTAATGCGGTCAAAGCCATCTACGCTCCTTTCAGCGATGCGCAGATCTCCGCCAAAGTGAGCCAGTTAGTCTATCCCCAGCACACCGCGTGGCAGGGTGACATTCACGTGATTTTCCAATCCATTGACGGACTTCACAAGGCGCTCGGACCTGATTATGGCGACTGGTATTTCAGTGGTGACTACCCGACCCCGGGCGGCTTCTACACTGTGAATCGTGCCTTCATGAATTTCTTTGAAGGCAAGGGTGGGCGCAGCTACGACACACTTCTCTAA
- the sucB gene encoding dihydrolipoyllysine-residue succinyltransferase, with product MPDIKIPALGESVAGGQIAKWHFNNGDAVKVGDILLTLETDKVAAEVTAEFSGILTIGSQAGQDVEVGAVVGSIAEGAAAPAAAAEAPKPAPPVAQVEDAKPAAPAPEAKPTPAPKAEAAPTPKPAPAPAAAKQEGRTTRKKMTPLRKKIADQLVSAQQTAAILTTFNECDMTNIMAMRSKLQDSFVKTHGVKLGFMSFFVKAVVEALKAVPAINVRVEGDEIIQNHFYDIGVAVGTEKGLIVPVLRDTDQKSFADIEKDILGYAAKAKEGKISIPDLSGGVFTISNGGVYGSLLSTPIINPPQSAILGMHTIQQRPIAVDGQVVIRPMMYLALSYDHRVVDGKEAVTFLIRIKDCIENPARMLVGA from the coding sequence ATGCCTGACATCAAAATCCCCGCACTCGGCGAATCTGTCGCCGGAGGTCAAATCGCCAAATGGCACTTCAACAATGGCGATGCCGTCAAAGTTGGCGACATCCTTCTGACCCTGGAAACCGATAAAGTGGCTGCAGAGGTCACTGCCGAATTTTCAGGCATTCTCACCATCGGCAGCCAGGCAGGGCAAGATGTGGAAGTGGGAGCCGTCGTGGGTAGCATCGCAGAAGGTGCCGCCGCACCTGCTGCCGCAGCCGAAGCCCCTAAACCCGCCCCTCCAGTGGCACAGGTTGAAGACGCCAAACCAGCAGCACCTGCTCCTGAAGCCAAGCCTACCCCTGCGCCCAAAGCAGAGGCCGCCCCTACGCCTAAACCTGCCCCTGCTCCTGCCGCAGCCAAACAGGAAGGTCGGACCACGCGTAAAAAGATGACGCCTCTGCGCAAAAAGATCGCTGACCAACTCGTCAGCGCTCAGCAGACAGCGGCCATCCTCACCACCTTTAACGAGTGTGACATGACCAACATCATGGCCATGCGCTCTAAGTTACAGGATAGCTTTGTGAAAACCCACGGGGTGAAGCTGGGCTTTATGTCCTTCTTTGTCAAAGCAGTCGTTGAAGCCCTCAAGGCCGTGCCAGCGATCAATGTCCGTGTCGAAGGAGATGAAATCATCCAGAATCATTTCTATGACATCGGCGTCGCTGTAGGCACTGAAAAAGGCCTCATCGTCCCAGTTCTTCGTGACACAGATCAAAAGTCTTTTGCAGACATTGAGAAAGACATCCTGGGTTATGCAGCCAAGGCCAAAGAGGGTAAAATCTCCATTCCAGACCTTAGCGGCGGCGTGTTTACCATCTCCAATGGTGGCGTTTACGGTTCCCTGCTCAGCACGCCGATTATCAATCCTCCTCAGAGTGCTATTTTAGGCATGCACACCATCCAGCAGCGCCCGATTGCGGTGGATGGCCAGGTGGTGATCCGTCCGATGATGTATCTAGCCCTCAGCTATGACCACCGTGTGGTCGATGGCAAAGAAGCTGTGACCTTCCTGATCCGTATCAAAGACTGCATTGAGAATCCGGCCCGGATGCTCGTCGGTGCATGA